DNA sequence from the Sulfurimonas sp. genome:
TACTCGAAAAAGATATGAATAACTCGGATTTAGATTTAGGAATATTGATAAAGAGACATCAATTAGTGCATATTGAATTAAAATCTCGTGGTATTGACAAACCGCTTGAATGTGTTTTTTAGGCGGTATCTGATGGATATTAAATATGAATACTTGGAACTGCTTCCAGCGATAAAAGATATGCTCATACAATCTAGCTCGCCATATTTATCTCGTCAAGAGCTATCAAACTATCTAAAAGTAAGTGAAAGCTTCATCAAACAAAAGCTCTATAATGGAGAGTTTGAGGAGAGTAAACATTATTTTAAGATAGGAGAGTCTAAAATGCTCTTTGATAGATTAGAGATAGATAAGTGGATACGGGCGAAAGGAAAAGCTGATGGCAAGCCTTTATGCCAAAAACAACAAACTCTATCTAAGTATATATCACAACGGACAGAGGGTTATTAAACCCACTGGGCTAGAGGATAATGCTAAAAATCGTAAGTTAGTGAGTAATGATTTACTCCCTAATGTGTTATTTCAAATTCAAACAGGACAAATTGACATATCTTCTAAAAAAGAGAGCAAGACAGTCTCTTTTTATGCGGAGCTTTTTTTAAAAAGCAAAAAAGCTCTTTTAAAAGACTCCTCTTATGTAAGGTATGACTCCATTATCCGTAATCAGATTTTACCGCTCTTTGGCAATAGAGATATAAACTCTATAAAACTATCAGAGATAAAAAAGTGGTATAACTACTGGGTAAGTAGCAGAAGTAGCGCAACATCTATCTACATTGCAAATGTTTTTAGTGCTATTTTTAAAGAGGCATTTTATGATGAAGCAGTAGAGAAAAATCCATTTGACTATATCAAACGACCAAAAAAAGAGCAAAGCGGCGCAAAACCGTTTGATATAGAGAGTATGAAACTGCTTATATCTGGTGCGGATGATGTATGGTTCAAAAACTTTTTAGCTCTATCTTTCTTTACTGGACTAAGAACAGGTGAGGCTGTTGGACTCAAGTGGGAAGATATAGACTTTAAAACTCAAGAGCTAGAAGTCAAACGAACCAGAAGATATGGTAAAGATGTTTCTCCAAAAACTCAAAAAGGGTATAGAAGCGTTCCTATATTTGATGAACTGCTTCCATATCTCAAGAGTCAAAGAGAACTTACCA
Encoded proteins:
- a CDS encoding site-specific integrase, translating into MASLYAKNNKLYLSIYHNGQRVIKPTGLEDNAKNRKLVSNDLLPNVLFQIQTGQIDISSKKESKTVSFYAELFLKSKKALLKDSSYVRYDSIIRNQILPLFGNRDINSIKLSEIKKWYNYWVSSRSSATSIYIANVFSAIFKEAFYDEAVEKNPFDYIKRPKKEQSGAKPFDIESMKLLISGADDVWFKNFLALSFFTGLRTGEAVGLKWEDIDFKTQELEVKRTRRYGKDVSPKTQKGYRSVPIFDELLPYLKSQRELTKESQSQYVFLSMYGTPFNDGNRIRDYHWKKLLEKLELPYQRLYDTRSSFATMMLSGGKFSINQVAQMMGHTNIEMLIYKYNKFIPSEVKKIDKSIGLF